One stretch of Schizosaccharomyces pombe strain 972h- genome assembly, chromosome: III DNA includes these proteins:
- the rpl39 gene encoding 60S ribosomal protein L39, with translation MPSHKSFRTKQKLAKAARQNRPIPQWIRLRTGNTVHYNMKRRHWRRTKLNI, from the coding sequence ATGCCTTCTCACAAGAGTTTCCGTACCAAGCAAAAGCTTGCCAAGGCTGCGCGTCAAAACCGCCCCATTCCTCAATGGATTCGTCTTCGCACCGGAAACACTGTTCATTATAACATGAAGAGAAGACACTGGAGACGTACCAAGTTGAACATCTAA
- the asf1 gene encoding histone H3-H4 chaperone Asf1, whose protein sequence is MSIVNILSVNVLNNPAKFSDPYKFEITFECLEPLKSDLEWKLTYVGSATSQSYDQILDTLLVGPIPIGINKFVFEADPPNIDLLPQLSDVLGVTVILLSCAYEDNEFVRVGYYVNNEMEGLNLQEMDDAEIKKVKVDISKVWRSILAEKPRVTRFNIQWDNPDFDDAPPVQPDADEEEEEEEADEMEEEFDEEGEGDEEEEEEDDGDGDGEGDGDGEGENDGKGSEEEEEEEIDIEEEEEESALANASAAEEKPEEKPETSQ, encoded by the coding sequence ATGTCAATCGTGAATATCCTTAGTGTTAATGTGCTAAATAATCCGGCAAAGTTCTCTGATCCATATAAATTCGAAATTACCTTTGAATGTCTGGAGCCGTTAAAAAGCGACCTGGAATGGAAGTTGACATATGTAGGTAGTGCGACGTCTCAAAGTTACGACCAAATTTTGGACACGCTACTAGTGGGACCTATACCAATCGGGATTAATAAATTCGTTTTTGAAGCTGATCCTCCTAATATCGATCTTTTACCTCAACTCAGCGATGTTTTGGGTGTCACAGTTATTTTACTCTCTTGTGCATATGAGGATAATGAGTTTGTTCGAGTAGGTTATTATGTCAACAATGAGATGGAGGGCCTGAACCTTCAGGAAATGGACGATgcagaaattaaaaaggtCAAGGTTGACATTTCTAAAGTCTGGCGCAGTATTTTAGCAGAAAAGCCAAGGGTGACTCGATTCAACATTCAGTGGGATAATCCCGACTTTGACGATGCTCCACCAGTTCAGCCTGACGCGGacgaagaggaagaagaggaggaAGCTGATGAAATGGAGGAAGAATTCGATGAAGAGGGAGAAGGCGAtgaggaggaggaggaggaagACGATGGAGACGGTGATGGAGAAGGTGATGGTGATGGAGAAGGAGAAAATGATGGGAAAGGAtcggaagaagaagaagaagaagaaattgatatagaggaagaagaagaagagtcGGCTCTTGCAAATGCTTCAGCTGCGGAAGAGAAACCTGAGGAGAAACCAGAGACGTCTCAGTAA
- a CDS encoding GTPAse-interacting protein gives MSTDSLPRSLMEQKAMELQQQLQALLDEIDQNKQESENISRESEYLCQYIGSMMAFQNRQTVPKK, from the exons ATGAGTACAGATTCCTTGCCAAGAAGTTTGATGGAGCA GAAAGCGATGGAATTGCAACAGCAATTGCAAG CTTTGTTGGATGAGATCGATCAAAACAAACAGGAATCTGAAAACATTAGTCGAGAAAGCGAGTATCTGTGCCAATACATCGGCAGCATGATGGCCTTTCAGAATCGTCAGACTGTTCCCAAGAAGTAA
- the osr1 gene encoding dehydrogenase has translation MSTTNKIYFIAGGNRGIGLSLVKELSNREGTVVFASARKPEAATELQEWSKSHSNVHIIKLDISSLESANEAAQEVAKAVGKVDVLWVNSGIFHSFNTVLNTPDDVWNSHYKTNVLGPIHVYQAFYPLVKKGESKIIVFTSSLVGSMGAFFPFNQSGYGQSKAALNFTMKEISFELQDEGFIVISIHPGMVRTDSAQEAVNQHAEAKPEILDIFAKQALAPDQSASDMLKVVDNLKPENNGFFFNYDGTTIPY, from the coding sequence ATGTCTACTACcaacaaaatttactttattgCAGGAGGAAATCGAGGCATTGGACTCTCTCTTGTTAAGGAATTGAGCAACAGAGAAGGAACAGTTGTATTTGCAAGTGCCCGCAAGCCTGAAGCTGCTACTGAATTACAAGAATGGAGCAAGTCTCATTCCAATGTGCATATTATTAAGTTAGATATCTCCTCTCTAGAGAGTGCTAATGAAGCCGCTCAAGAAGTTGCAAAAGCTGTAGGTAAAGTAGATGTTCTTTGGGTAAATTCGGGcatttttcattctttcaACACTGTTCTGAATACTCCTGATGATGTCTGGAACTCTCACTATAAAACCAATGTTTTAGGACCAATTCATGTCTACCAAGCCTTTTATCCTCTTGTGAAGAAAGGAGAATCTAAAATCATTGTTTTTACTTCATCATTAGTTGGATCCATGGGTGCTTTCTTCCCATTTAACCAATCTGGTTATGGCCAATCCAAGGctgctttaaattttacaatGAAGGAAATTAGTTTTGAGCTACAAGATGAAGGATTCATAGTGATTTCAATTCATCCCGGAATGGTTCGAACCGATTCAGCTCAGGAAGCTGTAAATCAGCATGCTGAAGCGAAACCGGAAATTTTAGATATCTTTGCGAAACAGGCCTTGGCACCAGACCAAAGCGCTTCAGATATGTTGAAAGTTGTAGACAATTTGAAGCCCGAAAAtaatggattttttttcaactatGATGGTACTACAATTCCATACTGA
- a CDS encoding short chain dehydrogenase  has translation MSTTNKIYFIAGGNRGIGLSLVKELSNRKGTVVFASARKPGAATKLQEWSKSHSNVHIIKLDVSSLESANEAAQEVTKVVDAVDVLWVNSAVFHSFGPVVNTPDDVWNSHYKTNVLGPIHVYQAFYPLIKKGRSKIIVFTSSLAGSMGAFFPSSQSAYGQSKAALNYTMKEISFELQDEGFIVISIHPGAVRTDSAQEIVNQHAEKKPEILDLFAKQALTPEKSASDMLKVVDNLKPENNGLFYNYDGTIIPF, from the coding sequence ATGTCTACTACcaacaaaatttactttattgCAGGAGGAAATCGAGGCATTGGACTCTCTCTTGTTAAGGAATTGAGCAACAGAAAAGGAACAGTTGTATTTGCAAGTGCCCGCAAGCCTGGAGCTGCTACTAAATTACAAGAATGGAGCAAGTCTCATTCCAATGTGCACATTATTAAGTTAGATGTCTCCTCTCTAGAGAGTGCCAATGAAGCCGCTCAAGAAGTTACAAAAGTAGTTGATGCAGTGGATGTTCTCTGGGTAAATTCAGCCGTTTTCCATTCTTTTGGTCCTGTCGTAAATACTCCTGATGATGTCTGGAACTCTCACTATAAAACCAATGTTTTAGGACCAATTCATGTCTACCAAGCCTTTTATCCtcttataaaaaaaggaagatcTAAAATCATTGTTTTTACTTCATCATTAGCTGGATCCATGGGAGCTTTCTTCCCTTCAAGTCAATCTGCTTATGGCCAATCTAAGGCTGCCTTAAATTATACGATGAAGGAAATTAGTTTTGAGCTACAAGATGAAGGATTCATAGTGATTTCAATTCACCCCGGAGCTGTCCGAACCGATTCAGCTCAAGAAATTGTAAATCAGCATGCTGAAAAGAAACCGGAAATTTTGGATCTCTTTGCAAAGCAGGCCTTAACACCCGAGAAAAGCGCTTCAGATATGTTGAAAGTTGTAGACAATTTGAAGCCCGAAAATAATGGACTTTTTTACAACTATGATGGTACCATCATTCCTTTTTAG